A window of Candidatus Caccoplasma merdavium contains these coding sequences:
- a CDS encoding glycosyltransferase family 2 protein, which produces MTLSIVIVNYNVCGFLEQCLLSLADAVKEIPHEIFVVDNASTDGSDTYIPRRFPQVKYIYNTGNVGFARANNQAMALSSGRYVLLLNPDTVVGESVLSEACRFLDDHPDAGALGVKMLDGDGRFLPESKRGFPSPWVSFCKIFGLAKIFPRSPRFGRYHLRYLDENEINRVDVLSGAFMLLRRSTLDRCGLLDEQFFMYGEDIDLSYRMTLTGRHNYYLPLRIIHYKGESTKTESLRYVRIFYQAMLIFLRKHYPHYKFFAQFSIRLAIYLRASAAAVRRKLFPKKKKVDETSGEWNLLCREPDAAASLLAHHGVTLDFVTSDVAEMAVRLSGARRRQHVVFDRSLYTYGAIIECMEAWSAPGKVRFYIYSPESGKIVSAHTSFT; this is translated from the coding sequence ATTACGCTGAGCATTGTCATCGTCAATTACAACGTGTGCGGATTCTTGGAGCAGTGCCTGCTCTCGCTCGCTGATGCCGTGAAGGAGATACCGCACGAGATTTTTGTCGTCGACAACGCTTCGACCGATGGTTCCGATACCTATATACCCCGGCGTTTCCCGCAGGTAAAATATATCTACAACACCGGGAATGTGGGGTTCGCACGCGCCAACAACCAGGCCATGGCCTTGTCGTCGGGGCGTTATGTGCTGTTGCTCAACCCCGATACCGTCGTGGGGGAATCGGTCCTCTCCGAGGCGTGCCGCTTCCTCGATGACCACCCCGATGCCGGGGCCCTCGGGGTGAAGATGCTCGATGGCGACGGCCGTTTCCTGCCTGAGTCGAAACGGGGTTTCCCCTCACCGTGGGTCTCGTTCTGCAAGATTTTCGGGCTGGCCAAGATATTTCCCCGCAGCCCTCGTTTCGGGCGCTATCATCTGCGTTATCTCGACGAAAATGAGATAAATCGCGTCGATGTGCTTTCGGGCGCTTTCATGTTGTTGCGGCGTTCCACGCTCGACCGCTGCGGCCTGCTCGACGAGCAGTTCTTCATGTATGGCGAGGACATAGACCTCTCCTACCGCATGACCCTTACCGGCCGGCACAACTATTATCTGCCCCTGCGCATCATTCATTATAAGGGCGAAAGCACCAAAACCGAGTCGTTGCGTTATGTGCGCATCTTCTACCAGGCGATGCTCATTTTCTTGCGAAAACATTATCCCCATTACAAGTTTTTCGCCCAGTTCTCCATTCGCTTGGCCATCTACCTGCGGGCCTCGGCGGCCGCCGTGCGCCGCAAGCTCTTCCCCAAGAAGAAAAAGGTCGACGAGACGTCGGGTGAATGGAATCTCCTGTGTCGCGAACCCGATGCCGCGGCATCGTTGTTGGCGCATCATGGCGTCACGCTCGATTTTGTCACCTCCGATGTCGCCGAGATGGCCGTCCGTCTCTCCGGTGCCCGGCGACGGCAGCATGTGGTCTTCGACCGTTCGCTCTACACCTATGGAGCCATCATCGAGTGCATGGAGGCGTGGAGCGCTCCCGGGAAGGTGCGGTTTTATATCTATTCACCCGAAAGCGGGAAAATCGTTTCGGCGCATACGTCGTTTACCTAA
- the recR gene encoding recombination protein RecR — MDFQPFASPLLENAVNEFAKLPGIGRKTALRLVLHLLRQDESVAESFGNAVIRLRKEVHYCNVCHNISDTDTCALCSDPSRDASTICVVENIKEVMVVENTRQYHGLYHVLGGIISPMDGIGPSDIEIESLVQRVAAGGVKEVILALSPTMEGDTTNFYIFRKLAPYQVKVSILARGVSIGDELEYTDEVTLGRSIINRLPFDETFHS, encoded by the coding sequence ATGGACTTTCAGCCCTTTGCCTCGCCCCTGCTCGAAAATGCCGTCAATGAATTTGCCAAGTTGCCGGGAATCGGGCGCAAGACCGCCTTGCGCCTGGTCTTGCATCTGTTGCGGCAAGACGAGTCGGTGGCCGAGAGTTTCGGAAATGCCGTCATTCGCCTGCGCAAGGAGGTGCATTATTGCAACGTGTGCCACAATATCTCCGACACCGACACCTGTGCCCTCTGTTCCGACCCTTCGCGCGACGCCTCGACGATATGCGTCGTGGAGAACATCAAGGAGGTGATGGTCGTGGAGAACACGCGGCAGTATCACGGCCTCTATCACGTCCTGGGCGGAATCATTTCGCCCATGGACGGGATAGGCCCGTCGGACATCGAGATAGAGAGCCTGGTGCAGCGTGTCGCGGCCGGCGGCGTGAAAGAGGTGATTTTGGCGTTGAGCCCCACGATGGAGGGCGACACGACCAACTTCTACATCTTCCGCAAGTTGGCCCCCTATCAGGTCAAGGTGTCGATTCTCGCCCGCGGTGTCTCCATCGGCGACGAGCTCGAATACACCGATGAAGTGACGCTGGGACGTTCCATCATCAACCGTCTGCCGTTCGACGAAACATTCCACAGTTGA